One part of the Kryptolebias marmoratus isolate JLee-2015 linkage group LG2, ASM164957v2, whole genome shotgun sequence genome encodes these proteins:
- the mab21l1 gene encoding putative nucleotidyltransferase MAB21L1 gives MIAAQAKLVYHLNKYYNEKCQSRKAAISKTIREVCKVVSDVLKEVEVQEPRFISSLSEMDNRFEGLEVISPTEFEVVLYLNQMGVFNFVDDGSLPGCAVLKLSDGRKRSMSLWVEFITASGYLSARKIRSRFQTLVAQAVDKCSYRDVVKMVADTSEVKLRIRDRYVVQITPAFKCTGIWPRSAAHWPLPHIPWPGPNRVAEVKAEGFNLLSKECYSLNGKQSSAESDAWVLQFAEAENRLLLGGCRKKCLSVLKALRDRHLELPGQPLNNYHMKTLVSYECEKHPRESDWDENCLGDRLNGILLQLISCLQCRRCPHYFLPNLDLFQGKPHSALENAAKQTWRLAREILTNPKSLEKL, from the coding sequence GAAATGTCAGTCTCGGAAGGCGGCCATCTCCAAAACCATCCGGGAGGTGTGCAAGGTGGTGTCGGATGTCCTGAAGGAGGTCGAGGTGCAGGAGCCCCGCTTCATCAGCTCTCTCAGCGAGATGGATAACCGCTTCGAAGGACTGGAGGTCATTTCGCCCACCGAGTTTGAGGTTGTGCTCTATCTGAATCAGATGGGAGTGTTCAACTTCGTGGATGACGGCTCTCTCCCGGGCTGCGCCGTCCTCAAGCTCAGCGACGGCCGCAAGAGAAGCATGTCCCTCTGGGTGGAGTTCATCACAGCCTCCGGCTACCTCTCAGCGCGCAAGATCCGATCGAGGTTTCAGACACTGGTGGCGCAGGCTGTAGATAAGTGCAGCTACAGAGATGTTGTCAAAATGGTCGCTGACACGAGCGAAGTGAAGCTGCGCATCAGAGACAGATACGTGGTGCAAATCACCCCGGCTTTCAAATGCACTGGCATCTGGCCCCGGAGCGCCGCGCACTGGCCTCTGCCCCACATCCCCTGGCCCGGTCCCAACCGAGTGGCGGAAGTCAAAGCGGAGGGATTCAATCTTTTATCCAAAGAGTGCTACTCCCTGAACGGCAAGCAGAGCTCCGCGGAGAGCGACGCCTGGGTGCTGCAGTTCGCCGAGGCCGAGAACCGGCTCCTGCTGGGCGGATGCAGGAAGAAGTGCTTGTCGGTGCTGAAAGCGCTGCGCGACCGGCACCTCGAACTGCCAGGACAGCCCCTGAACAACTACCACATGAAAACTTTAGTTTCCTATGAGTGTGAGAAACATCCCCGGGAGTCGGACTGGGACGAAAACTGCCTCGGCGACCGCCTGAACGGGATTCTATTGCAGCTTATTTCGTGTTTGCAGTGCAGAAGGTGCCCGCATTATTTCCTGCCTAATTTAGACCTGTTTCAAGGGAAACCGCACTCTGCTCTAGAGAACGCAGCCAAACAGACTTGGCGACTGGCAAGAGAAATACTGACCAACCCCAAAAGCTTGGAGAAACTCTga